One genomic region from Neoarius graeffei isolate fNeoGra1 chromosome 4, fNeoGra1.pri, whole genome shotgun sequence encodes:
- the nipa2 gene encoding magnesium transporter NIPA2 isoform X1, whose translation MNETELSDVCDVCTLCYRNGSSGVLSGLECSRGGGRFLCSLLNVTAESAFAMGQERGRYDFYIGLALAISSSLFIGGSFILKKKGLLRLARKGSMRAGQGGHAYLKEWLWWAGLLSMGAGEAANFAAYAFAPATLVTPLGALSVLVSAVLSSYFLTERLNLHGKLGCLLSVLGSTTMVIHAPQEEEIDSLNDMGKKLMNPGFAAFATFVIIVALIFICVVGPRHGQTNILVYITICSVIGSLSVSCVKGLGIAIKEVIAGHAVLSNPLAWLLVLSLVVCVSTQINYLNKALDIFNTSLVTPIYYVFFTTSVLMCSAILFKEWEHMGYDDIIGTLSGFFTIIIGIFLLHAFKDINISLAMLAVSIRKEERNGTMVNGVGTHAHSPYELLDEESTVDLEDREVGSTFDYISRRNGSMATS comes from the exons aTGAATGAAACAGAATTGAGTGATGTATGCGATGTTTGTACACTTTGCTATCGCAATG GTTCTTCAGGTGTCCTGTCCGGACTCGAGTGCTCCAGAGGAGGAGGACGGTTCCTGTGCTCGCTGCTCAATGTGACAGCGGAAAGTGCTTTTGCCATGGGTCAGGAGCGAGGCAGATACGATTTCTACATCGGCCTGGCTTTGGCCATCAGCTCCAGTTTGTTTATCGGAGGAAGTTTCATACTGAAGAAGAAAGGACTGCTGAGACTCGCCCGGAAAGGCTCCATGCGAGCAG GTCAAGGTGGTCATGCATATCTCAAAGAATGGCTTTGGTGGGCGGGGCTTTTATCAA TGGGAGCTGGTGAGGCTGCAAACTTCGCAGCTTATGCGTTTGCTCCTGCGACACTCGTCACTCCGCTCGGGGCTCTCAGCGTGCTTGTGAG CGCTGTGCTCTCGTCCTACTTCCTGACGGAGAGGTTGAACCTGCACGGGAAGCTGGGCTGCCTGCTGAGCGTGCTCGGCTCCACCACCATGGTGATCCACGCGCCACAGGAGGAGGAGATCGACAGCCTCAATGACATGGGCAAGAAACTGATGAACCCAG GCTTTGCCGCGTTCGCGACATTCGTCATCATCGTGGCTCTGATCTTCATCTGCGTCGTCGGCCCGCGTCACGGCCAAACCAACATCCTGGTGTACATCACCATCTGCTCTGTGATCGGCTCCCTGTCCGTATCGTGCGTGAAGGGTTTGGGCATCGCCATCAAAGAGGTGATCGCTGGGCACGCGGTGCTGAGTAACCCGTTAGCGTGGCTGCTGGTGCTGAGTCTGGTGGTGTGCGTCAGTACGCAGATCAACTACCTGAACAAAGCGCTGGACATCTTTAACACCTCTCTGGTCACGCCCATTTACTACGTCTTCTTCACCACGTCAGTGCTCATGTGTTCCGCCATACTGTTCAAAGAGTGGGAGCACATGGGCTACGACGACATCATCGGGACGCTGAGCGGCTTCTTCACCATCATCATCGGGATTTTCCTCCTGCACGCCTTTAAGGACATCAACATCAGTCTGGCCATGCTGGCCGTCAGTATCAGGAAGGAGGAACGCAACGGGACGATGGTCAACGGAGTCGGGACGCACGCTCATTCCCCGTACGAGCTCCTCGACGAGGAGAGCACCGTGGATTTAGAGGACAGAGAGGTGGGCTCGACGTTCGATTACATCTCCAGGAGAAACGGCAGTATGGCCACGTCTTAG
- the nipa2 gene encoding magnesium transporter NIPA2 isoform X2 translates to MGQERGRYDFYIGLALAISSSLFIGGSFILKKKGLLRLARKGSMRAGQGGHAYLKEWLWWAGLLSMGAGEAANFAAYAFAPATLVTPLGALSVLVSAVLSSYFLTERLNLHGKLGCLLSVLGSTTMVIHAPQEEEIDSLNDMGKKLMNPGFAAFATFVIIVALIFICVVGPRHGQTNILVYITICSVIGSLSVSCVKGLGIAIKEVIAGHAVLSNPLAWLLVLSLVVCVSTQINYLNKALDIFNTSLVTPIYYVFFTTSVLMCSAILFKEWEHMGYDDIIGTLSGFFTIIIGIFLLHAFKDINISLAMLAVSIRKEERNGTMVNGVGTHAHSPYELLDEESTVDLEDREVGSTFDYISRRNGSMATS, encoded by the exons ATGGGTCAGGAGCGAGGCAGATACGATTTCTACATCGGCCTGGCTTTGGCCATCAGCTCCAGTTTGTTTATCGGAGGAAGTTTCATACTGAAGAAGAAAGGACTGCTGAGACTCGCCCGGAAAGGCTCCATGCGAGCAG GTCAAGGTGGTCATGCATATCTCAAAGAATGGCTTTGGTGGGCGGGGCTTTTATCAA TGGGAGCTGGTGAGGCTGCAAACTTCGCAGCTTATGCGTTTGCTCCTGCGACACTCGTCACTCCGCTCGGGGCTCTCAGCGTGCTTGTGAG CGCTGTGCTCTCGTCCTACTTCCTGACGGAGAGGTTGAACCTGCACGGGAAGCTGGGCTGCCTGCTGAGCGTGCTCGGCTCCACCACCATGGTGATCCACGCGCCACAGGAGGAGGAGATCGACAGCCTCAATGACATGGGCAAGAAACTGATGAACCCAG GCTTTGCCGCGTTCGCGACATTCGTCATCATCGTGGCTCTGATCTTCATCTGCGTCGTCGGCCCGCGTCACGGCCAAACCAACATCCTGGTGTACATCACCATCTGCTCTGTGATCGGCTCCCTGTCCGTATCGTGCGTGAAGGGTTTGGGCATCGCCATCAAAGAGGTGATCGCTGGGCACGCGGTGCTGAGTAACCCGTTAGCGTGGCTGCTGGTGCTGAGTCTGGTGGTGTGCGTCAGTACGCAGATCAACTACCTGAACAAAGCGCTGGACATCTTTAACACCTCTCTGGTCACGCCCATTTACTACGTCTTCTTCACCACGTCAGTGCTCATGTGTTCCGCCATACTGTTCAAAGAGTGGGAGCACATGGGCTACGACGACATCATCGGGACGCTGAGCGGCTTCTTCACCATCATCATCGGGATTTTCCTCCTGCACGCCTTTAAGGACATCAACATCAGTCTGGCCATGCTGGCCGTCAGTATCAGGAAGGAGGAACGCAACGGGACGATGGTCAACGGAGTCGGGACGCACGCTCATTCCCCGTACGAGCTCCTCGACGAGGAGAGCACCGTGGATTTAGAGGACAGAGAGGTGGGCTCGACGTTCGATTACATCTCCAGGAGAAACGGCAGTATGGCCACGTCTTAG